In the genome of Populus trichocarpa isolate Nisqually-1 chromosome 6, P.trichocarpa_v4.1, whole genome shotgun sequence, one region contains:
- the LOC7485230 gene encoding uncharacterized protein LOC7485230, which produces MHTKSHQIFIQSQNPQFKTQTLTLDPTQTLTLHNLKLSLLPNNQNPSSFYFTLNGKPLKDSSVLPNPQITPLSTLILQTRLSGGGGDGGATGAESRDCYLNMYAEKKPDKVDPHEQRLSKWLNCSLSNEPLMQPCVIDRLGNMFNKEALVEALIGKKLPKEFGYIKGLKDMINIQLEVVPGEGLGNARFQCPVTGLEFNGKYKFFSLKKCGHVLSAKALKEVKSSACLVCYKEFEECDKIVINGSEEEVEVLRERMEGDRLKVKVKEKKRKVKNGEVEDNGEEFAGHGVVTSRLSGQKHGIVDVKGVDKVAGKVKGNGKVENVKGVSNGGSKRFMAADMVPANATKEVYASIFTSSQKKKFKETYSCRSLPLGRN; this is translated from the coding sequence CAAATTTTCATCCAATCCCAAAATCCCCAATtcaaaacccaaaccctaactCTGGACCCAACTCAAACCCTAACCCTCCACAATCTCAAGCTCTCTCTTTTACCCAACAACCAAAACCCCTCTTCTTTCTACTTCACCCTTAATGGAAAACCTTTGAAAGACTCCTCCGTTTTACCAAATCCCCAAATCACCCCCCTCTCCACGCTAATTTTACAAACCCGGCTCTCTGGCGGCGGTGGCGATGGCGGTGCCACGGGGGCAGAGTCCAGGGACTGCTATCTCAACATGTATGCTGAAAAAAAGCCTGATAAAGTAGATCCACATGAGCAACGCCTATCGAAATGGCTTAATTGCTCACTTTCAAATGAGCCCTTGATGCAACCTTGCGTAATTGATCGCCTCGGTAATATGTTTAATAAGGAAGCTTTAGTTGAGGCTTTGATTGGTAAAAAATTGCCTAAAGAGTTTGGTTATATAAAAGGTTTGAAAGATATGATTAACATACAGTTAGAGGTGGTTCCAGGTGAGGGGTTGGGTAATGCCCGATTTCAATGTCCAGTAACGGGGTTAGAGTTTAATGGGAagtataagtttttttctttaaagaagtGTGGACATGTTTTGAGTGCTAAGGCATTGAAGGAGGTGAAGTCGTCAGCATGTTTGGTTTGTTATAAGGAGTTTGAGGAGTGTGATAAGATTGTGATAAATGGGAGTGAGGAAGAGGTGGAGGTTTTAAGGGAGAGAATGGAAGGGGATAGATTGAAGGTGAAggtgaaggagaagaaaaggaaggtgAAGAATGGGGAAGTGGAGGATAATGGGGAGGAGTTTGCAGGTCATGGCGTGGTGACTTCGCGGTTGAGTGGTCAAAAGCATGGGATTGTTGATGTTAAGGGAGTGGATAAGGTGGCTGGGAAAGTGAAAGGAAATGGGAAGGTTGAGAATGTGAAAGGGGTTAGTAATGGTGGTTCGAAGCGGTTTATGGCGGCAGATATGGTACCAGCTAATGCCACTAAGGAGGTATATGCATCCATATTTACTTCATCACAgaagaaaaaattcaaggaGACATATAGTTGCAGATCCCTTCCGCTTGGTAGGAACTAG